One window from the genome of Corynebacterium sp. SCR221107 encodes:
- a CDS encoding DUF485 domain-containing protein, giving the protein MGFLAWYLFYIVTATFAVDFVETRVYGAINVGMVLGLAQFATAGLITWAYVHFADTKIDPATEAIRAEMENPNRTPEVTH; this is encoded by the coding sequence ATCGGCTTTTTGGCCTGGTACCTCTTCTACATCGTCACCGCGACCTTCGCGGTCGACTTTGTCGAGACCCGCGTCTACGGCGCGATTAACGTCGGCATGGTCCTAGGCCTTGCCCAGTTCGCAACCGCCGGACTGATCACGTGGGCTTATGTCCACTTCGCTGACACCAAGATCGACCCAGCCACCGAGGCTATCCGCGCCGAGATGGAAAACCCGAACCGCACTCCGGAGGTGACCCACTAA
- a CDS encoding helicase-associated domain-containing protein yields the protein MRLLLRGSLAEAIKHINALELAIIEIIAGSGGGLEPLDSPEILRQLRRIAKDQGYRTAGLKGLVDSALIHLRELALVFPVPTHNSPIVATSSSADTAVTASGWLLADDLTAVIPQGLHVLPDEPFISAEQARELVENLDEHSRRIIDTLLRSGGHGITKDASPTADPNRPIPKLIASGVLVRVSENAVRLPSGIKDALSGRESIVIPLLPPDPTVEDPASPHTHETAAGTGLEMIRLLRSLIERLEHQPVALLKDRVVGVRAMSSLAGELGCSEPTLARLISLAMAAGLVGTGVPDPLPDADDLGDYLCSTTLVDDWTAAPLHIQWAWVLHHWVARATMRSWLIGQPDEKGKPLHLLHPATFSDGFPKVRQLLLGQLAQGGAVTAAELRERVNYAAPVQASKLALLTFENVLEEAVFVGAVEQVADRVHATSILSESLTSAAHWGTEPSADLQELAHRLTPPTTKQLIIQADHTVLAPGPVPRDMQVVLGASAEVESAGLASVFRITQDSVARAFDAGYTEQELIDFYTSHVPGELPDTVSYLITDAARKHGNLRGGPALSYIRCEDQALLAQACATKAAKAVALRCIAPTVAIAQAPLGKVIELLREEGFHPSAEDATGASIDVRPPASRVKYKEPAASPAPFDPTRINTAIAAIRRADGTGSAPHSSHDYRSFFLAAIRKRQSARVSFIDNEGTTHKVRVTPIAVTGGQVSAADLATGVPVVFQLENVISATII from the coding sequence GTGCGTTTACTGCTTCGCGGCTCCTTGGCTGAGGCCATAAAACACATCAACGCCTTAGAACTGGCAATTATCGAGATTATTGCAGGTTCCGGGGGTGGCTTAGAACCATTGGATTCCCCCGAGATTCTTCGTCAACTCAGGCGCATCGCCAAAGATCAGGGCTACCGCACCGCCGGGCTCAAGGGTTTGGTTGATTCCGCCCTGATCCACCTTCGCGAGTTGGCTTTGGTGTTTCCGGTTCCTACCCATAACTCCCCCATTGTCGCTACTTCCTCGTCCGCGGACACTGCAGTAACGGCATCAGGTTGGTTGCTTGCCGACGACCTCACGGCCGTCATTCCCCAGGGGCTGCATGTCCTCCCCGACGAGCCTTTCATCAGCGCCGAGCAGGCCCGCGAGCTCGTTGAAAACCTCGACGAGCACTCCCGCCGGATCATTGACACGCTCCTGCGCTCTGGCGGTCATGGCATCACGAAGGATGCCTCACCGACGGCCGATCCGAACCGGCCGATCCCGAAGCTCATTGCAAGCGGCGTGCTCGTCCGCGTCAGCGAAAACGCGGTCCGGCTCCCCAGCGGGATCAAGGACGCCTTGTCGGGGCGCGAGTCCATCGTGATTCCATTGCTGCCGCCGGATCCTACGGTCGAGGATCCCGCCTCCCCTCACACACACGAAACCGCGGCGGGAACCGGCCTGGAAATGATCCGTTTGCTGCGCAGCCTGATCGAGCGCTTGGAGCACCAGCCCGTCGCCCTGCTCAAAGACCGTGTGGTGGGGGTTCGCGCCATGAGCTCACTTGCAGGCGAGTTGGGTTGTTCCGAGCCAACCCTGGCACGGCTCATCTCGCTTGCGATGGCGGCGGGACTGGTAGGCACGGGTGTTCCCGATCCGCTCCCCGACGCCGACGATCTGGGCGACTACTTGTGCTCAACCACGCTGGTCGACGATTGGACCGCGGCGCCTTTACACATCCAATGGGCCTGGGTCTTACACCACTGGGTAGCTCGAGCGACCATGCGCAGCTGGCTGATCGGCCAGCCAGACGAGAAGGGAAAGCCACTGCACCTGCTGCACCCGGCCACCTTCAGCGATGGGTTTCCCAAGGTTCGCCAGCTTCTGCTGGGGCAGCTTGCCCAGGGCGGAGCCGTCACCGCAGCTGAATTACGTGAGCGTGTAAATTACGCGGCTCCTGTGCAGGCCTCCAAGTTGGCCTTGCTCACCTTTGAAAACGTTCTCGAAGAGGCCGTGTTTGTCGGCGCCGTGGAGCAAGTAGCTGATAGGGTCCACGCGACCTCGATCCTTTCCGAAAGCCTGACCTCCGCTGCGCATTGGGGCACCGAACCAAGCGCGGATCTCCAGGAGCTTGCCCACCGGCTGACCCCACCTACCACGAAGCAACTCATCATCCAGGCAGACCACACCGTCCTTGCCCCCGGTCCGGTTCCCCGCGATATGCAGGTCGTGCTGGGCGCATCCGCCGAGGTAGAATCGGCAGGTTTGGCGAGCGTTTTTAGGATCACGCAAGACTCCGTTGCACGCGCCTTTGATGCTGGTTATACCGAGCAGGAGCTCATTGATTTCTACACCAGCCACGTGCCGGGTGAGCTTCCCGATACCGTCAGCTACCTGATCACCGATGCTGCGCGCAAGCATGGCAACCTGCGCGGTGGCCCGGCCTTAAGCTATATACGCTGCGAAGACCAGGCGCTGCTGGCTCAGGCGTGCGCGACAAAGGCCGCAAAGGCCGTGGCACTGCGCTGCATTGCACCCACGGTTGCGATTGCCCAGGCGCCACTGGGAAAGGTCATCGAGCTGCTGCGCGAGGAGGGATTCCACCCCAGCGCGGAAGACGCCACCGGGGCAAGCATCGATGTTCGCCCGCCGGCCTCGCGGGTCAAATATAAGGAGCCTGCCGCCTCACCCGCTCCTTTCGATCCCACGAGGATTAACACGGCCATTGCCGCTATCCGGCGCGCCGACGGCACCGGTTCGGCGCCGCATTCCTCGCACGATTACCGCAGCTTTTTCCTCGCCGCCATCCGCAAGCGACAATCCGCGCGAGTTAGTTTCATCGATAACGAGGGCACCACACACAAGGTGCGGGTGACGCCGATTGCGGTCACTGGCGGGCAGGTTTCGGCAGCTGATCTGGCCACGGGTGTCCCGGTGGTTTTCCAGCTTGAGAATGTCATTTCCGCGACGATCATCTAG
- the solA gene encoding N-methyl-L-tryptophan oxidase yields MAELAQADVIIIGVGAMGSAAADRLAMAGKKVIGIEQFSIAHDQGSSHGGSRIIRQSYFEHPDYVPLLKRAYELYDDLDAYHRHGGGDGLFFRTGGIYFGPEDSVTFAGSKAASELHHLPHEILNAEEITARFPHLSPAPTDKAVYESNAGYVIPEETVATQVKRARENGAEIHEGEKVIGLKALPEGGVEVATDSGCYQAKTAVVTAGAWATKLLAELKIPMVVERQVMHWFDVGEAYADFANGPVYIHETENFEQIYGFPAIDGPDGGGKVAFFRAGRPSDPDNLDRVVTDEELATLQKRLSITLPQLGEGAPINARACMYTTTPDEHFVIGRDPRPENRDIVFACGFSGHGFKFVPVVGELLSNMVLTGAQTCGVPLFDPLRFDEVKALVVQG; encoded by the coding sequence ATGGCAGAATTGGCGCAGGCCGATGTCATCATCATCGGTGTCGGTGCAATGGGTTCAGCCGCTGCGGATAGGCTCGCGATGGCCGGTAAGAAGGTCATCGGAATTGAGCAGTTTTCCATCGCCCACGATCAGGGATCGAGCCACGGCGGATCGCGGATCATCCGTCAGTCCTACTTCGAGCACCCCGACTATGTGCCGCTTCTGAAGCGGGCCTATGAGCTTTATGACGACCTCGACGCCTATCACCGCCACGGTGGCGGCGATGGCCTGTTCTTTCGCACCGGAGGCATCTACTTCGGACCGGAGGACAGCGTGACCTTTGCGGGTTCGAAGGCGGCCTCCGAGCTGCACCACCTGCCTCATGAAATTCTCAACGCCGAGGAAATCACAGCGCGCTTCCCGCATCTGAGCCCGGCGCCGACTGACAAGGCTGTCTATGAATCCAATGCCGGCTATGTGATCCCCGAAGAAACCGTGGCAACCCAAGTCAAGCGTGCTCGCGAAAATGGTGCCGAAATTCATGAGGGGGAGAAGGTCATTGGGCTGAAGGCGCTGCCCGAAGGTGGCGTCGAGGTGGCCACCGACTCCGGGTGTTACCAGGCAAAGACCGCCGTGGTGACAGCCGGCGCGTGGGCGACAAAGCTACTCGCGGAGCTAAAGATCCCGATGGTGGTTGAGCGTCAGGTCATGCACTGGTTTGACGTGGGGGAGGCCTACGCGGACTTTGCCAACGGTCCGGTCTATATCCATGAAACCGAGAACTTCGAGCAGATTTACGGCTTCCCGGCTATCGATGGCCCGGATGGCGGTGGCAAGGTGGCCTTCTTCCGTGCCGGGCGTCCCTCCGACCCTGATAACCTTGATCGAGTTGTTACCGATGAGGAGCTGGCGACTTTGCAGAAGCGTCTGTCGATCACCCTGCCCCAATTGGGCGAAGGCGCCCCGATTAATGCGCGCGCGTGCATGTACACCACCACCCCCGACGAGCACTTCGTTATCGGTCGCGACCCGCGGCCGGAAAACCGGGACATAGTTTTCGCCTGTGGTTTTTCCGGGCACGGCTTCAAATTCGTGCCGGTCGTGGGCGAGCTGCTCTCGAATATGGTCCTCACCGGCGCTCAGACCTGTGGCGTCCCGCTGTTTGACCCCTTGCGCTTCGACGAAGTCAAGGCCTTGGTTGTGCAAGGCTAA
- a CDS encoding hydantoinase B/oxoprolinase family protein translates to MKRIGIDVGGTFTDVYLDQDGVVTVEKVPSTPDDPGKAVVNGLVAITKKAGIEVADVDEIVHGTTVATNIALTGRGAHVGLITTEGFRDILHIARHKKPLNFSLQQELPWQSRPLVKRRDRLTVKERITAPNGEIVIAIDEDEVREKVRTLVKRGVEAIAVCLLHSYLNPIHEQIVARIVKEEAPDVFLSVSSEVIPLYREYERFSTTALNAFVGPSVGRYLSRLREVVKALGFRHEIQLMQSSGGMTPIKDAAKHPVSLMMSGPVGGLIGGIWSAKHSGFNNVITLDIGGTSADIGVAVDGQLKMKHLLDTKIGDYQAMVPMVDVDTIGAGGGSIAYKDDGGVFRVGPQSAGARPGPACYGHGGTEPTSTDAQAILGRLRPERGLASGDWALDANLSKAAFEPLARSLDMTVIEAAEGALQLQRFDMAQAIERNSTSRGYDPRDFALVAAGGAGPLFSCELAAELNIPHVVVPAHPGIVAATGLLATDRIVEEVATERHVLSGTTPPAEVESKFRELEAKALQDLATTADAATLIRLADCRYEGQGYEVRFEVPAGVLADGSLPAFIEAFHQAHERTYGHRYETDTIELVNIRVRGSLPCPQLPNTAIDHAGSIEDALITTADVVFGGETMPTPFYDRDKLPVGASIVGPAIIEQYDTTTVVPPAFVVDVRADGNLVIEVPVSEQEHTDELAAPILMRVIGGAINSTAKEMASVMLRMAYSSIIRESEDLGAGIFDAQGNTLAESDTTPMFMGSMPKIVKGVIRLLDGDIHEGDVIMHNDPYNGATHSPDVAIVTPIFHEGELVAWAGASGQLLDIGGAHAGLMVDIQDAQAEGQIFRALKIVDAGKRQDALVKHILSNTRTPKQNAGDLEAMIAACRLASRRFLEIIDTYGREAVEDSCTQWLNYSERMMRARIAAVPDGVYTTDTGWLDDDGRDIGKKLPIEVKVIIEGDDITFDLTGSSPQVPTAYNCAFEGTTVSAFSFITRMIFLDEATSEAHVPQNEGMLRPVHVIAPEGTIFNPTYPAATFARFNQVQRAVDLALKALAPVLPGQITAGNSAHLHFMSYSGWDEKAGEYWVYLECDEGAYGGRPTSDGPDSVANLIDNTRNNPIEELEWRFPMLTERYELRDDPAAPGEFRGGVGIVRCAKFLTDTDVTCEADRHDGDRPWGIFGGHEGLNASIVQNPGTPEAEYWPSKVTAAKLKAGDSLQITVPSGGGYGDPVKRDPQKVCDDVMDGFTSLEQASEIYKVVLISDGIDGYVVDETATAAARHALAMV, encoded by the coding sequence ATGAAGCGTATTGGAATTGATGTTGGCGGAACCTTTACCGACGTCTACCTCGATCAGGACGGCGTCGTCACAGTGGAGAAGGTCCCTTCCACCCCGGACGACCCAGGCAAGGCTGTGGTCAATGGTCTCGTTGCGATCACCAAGAAGGCTGGCATCGAGGTTGCAGACGTCGACGAGATCGTGCATGGAACCACAGTGGCCACCAACATCGCGCTCACTGGTCGCGGCGCGCACGTTGGTCTCATCACCACGGAAGGGTTCCGCGACATCTTGCACATCGCGCGCCACAAGAAGCCTCTGAACTTCTCTCTTCAGCAAGAGCTTCCCTGGCAATCGCGCCCACTGGTCAAGCGCCGCGATCGCCTGACAGTGAAAGAACGCATCACCGCCCCCAACGGCGAAATTGTCATCGCAATCGATGAGGACGAAGTCCGGGAAAAAGTCCGCACCTTAGTCAAGCGCGGGGTAGAGGCTATCGCGGTATGTTTGCTGCACTCCTATCTCAACCCGATCCACGAGCAGATCGTCGCCCGCATCGTGAAGGAGGAAGCACCGGACGTCTTCCTCTCGGTATCTTCTGAGGTTATTCCGCTCTATCGCGAGTACGAGCGATTTTCCACGACCGCGCTCAACGCTTTCGTGGGGCCGTCCGTGGGCCGCTACCTTTCTCGCCTGCGCGAGGTCGTCAAGGCGCTGGGCTTTAGACATGAGATTCAACTCATGCAGTCCTCTGGTGGCATGACCCCGATCAAGGACGCCGCCAAGCACCCCGTTTCTTTGATGATGTCAGGTCCAGTCGGCGGTCTAATCGGTGGCATTTGGTCGGCCAAACACTCCGGTTTCAACAACGTGATCACCCTCGATATCGGCGGCACCTCTGCCGATATCGGCGTGGCCGTCGACGGCCAACTCAAGATGAAGCATCTCCTTGACACGAAGATCGGTGACTATCAGGCGATGGTGCCCATGGTTGACGTAGACACCATCGGTGCCGGCGGCGGCTCGATCGCCTACAAAGACGATGGTGGCGTGTTCCGCGTTGGCCCGCAATCGGCTGGCGCGCGCCCTGGCCCTGCTTGCTATGGACACGGCGGCACCGAACCAACCTCCACCGACGCCCAGGCCATTCTTGGACGCCTGCGTCCCGAGCGTGGACTCGCCTCCGGCGACTGGGCCTTGGATGCCAACCTCTCCAAGGCCGCTTTCGAGCCTCTGGCGCGCTCCCTGGACATGACCGTCATCGAGGCCGCCGAGGGCGCCCTCCAGCTTCAGCGCTTTGACATGGCTCAGGCTATCGAGCGCAACTCCACCTCTCGCGGCTACGACCCACGCGATTTCGCCCTCGTGGCCGCAGGTGGTGCAGGCCCGCTGTTTTCCTGTGAGCTGGCGGCCGAGCTCAACATTCCGCACGTCGTGGTTCCCGCCCATCCGGGTATTGTCGCAGCGACCGGCCTATTGGCAACCGACCGCATCGTCGAGGAGGTCGCCACCGAGCGCCACGTTTTGTCCGGGACCACGCCGCCAGCGGAGGTTGAAAGCAAGTTCCGCGAACTCGAAGCCAAGGCGCTGCAGGATCTGGCAACCACGGCCGATGCGGCAACGCTCATCCGCCTCGCCGACTGCCGCTACGAGGGGCAAGGCTACGAGGTTCGCTTCGAGGTTCCTGCCGGCGTGCTTGCCGACGGTAGTCTGCCCGCTTTCATCGAGGCTTTCCATCAGGCACACGAGCGTACCTATGGTCACCGCTACGAGACCGACACCATCGAGCTGGTCAACATCCGCGTTCGCGGTTCGCTGCCGTGCCCACAGTTGCCCAACACGGCCATCGACCACGCTGGCAGCATCGAGGATGCGCTCATTACCACCGCCGACGTCGTCTTCGGCGGGGAGACTATGCCCACCCCGTTCTACGATCGCGACAAGCTGCCCGTCGGCGCGAGCATCGTCGGCCCAGCCATCATCGAGCAGTACGACACGACCACTGTGGTCCCACCAGCCTTCGTTGTTGACGTGCGTGCCGACGGCAACCTCGTGATCGAGGTCCCCGTGTCCGAACAGGAGCACACCGACGAATTGGCCGCCCCGATCCTCATGCGTGTTATCGGCGGGGCAATCAACTCCACCGCCAAGGAGATGGCATCCGTCATGCTGCGCATGGCCTATAGCTCCATCATCCGCGAATCCGAAGACCTGGGCGCAGGCATCTTCGATGCCCAGGGCAACACCCTAGCCGAGTCGGACACGACACCGATGTTTATGGGGTCGATGCCAAAGATCGTCAAGGGCGTGATCCGCCTGCTGGATGGCGATATCCACGAAGGCGACGTCATCATGCACAACGACCCCTACAACGGCGCCACCCACTCCCCGGACGTCGCGATTGTCACCCCGATCTTCCACGAGGGCGAACTGGTGGCGTGGGCCGGTGCCTCCGGCCAGTTGCTCGATATCGGCGGCGCGCACGCCGGACTCATGGTCGATATCCAAGATGCTCAGGCAGAAGGACAGATCTTCCGCGCGCTCAAGATCGTGGATGCGGGCAAGCGACAGGATGCGCTTGTCAAACACATCCTTTCTAATACCCGCACCCCGAAGCAAAACGCCGGTGACCTCGAGGCCATGATCGCCGCATGCCGCCTGGCAAGCCGACGCTTCCTCGAAATCATTGACACCTACGGACGTGAGGCTGTCGAGGACTCCTGCACGCAGTGGCTCAACTACTCCGAGCGCATGATGCGTGCCCGCATCGCCGCCGTCCCCGACGGTGTCTACACCACCGACACCGGCTGGCTTGACGACGACGGACGCGACATTGGCAAGAAGCTGCCGATCGAAGTCAAGGTCATCATCGAAGGCGATGACATCACCTTCGACCTCACCGGCTCCTCGCCGCAGGTGCCCACCGCCTACAACTGCGCCTTCGAAGGCACCACGGTCTCGGCGTTTTCCTTCATCACCCGCATGATCTTCCTCGACGAGGCAACCAGCGAGGCCCATGTCCCGCAAAACGAAGGCATGCTGCGCCCGGTCCACGTCATCGCGCCTGAAGGAACGATCTTCAACCCGACGTATCCCGCTGCAACCTTCGCTCGCTTCAACCAGGTTCAGCGCGCAGTCGACCTGGCACTCAAGGCGCTGGCCCCAGTGCTACCCGGGCAGATTACGGCCGGTAACTCCGCTCATCTGCACTTCATGTCCTACTCCGGTTGGGATGAGAAGGCCGGAGAGTATTGGGTCTACCTCGAATGCGACGAGGGTGCCTACGGTGGCCGCCCCACCTCGGATGGGCCCGATTCGGTGGCAAACCTCATTGACAACACTCGAAACAACCCGATCGAGGAGCTGGAGTGGCGCTTCCCCATGCTCACCGAGCGATACGAGCTACGCGATGACCCGGCCGCGCCGGGTGAGTTCCGTGGCGGCGTGGGCATTGTTCGTTGCGCGAAGTTCCTCACCGATACCGATGTCACCTGTGAGGCCGACCGTCACGATGGTGACCGCCCCTGGGGAATCTTCGGTGGCCACGAGGGTTTGAACGCCTCCATCGTGCAAAACCCGGGTACGCCGGAGGCCGAGTACTGGCCGTCGAAGGTAACAGCCGCCAAGCTCAAGGCAGGCGATAGCTTGCAGATCACCGTACCTTCCGGCGGCGGCTACGGCGACCCAGTCAAGCGGGACCCGCAGAAGGTGTGCGACGACGTCATGGATGGGTTCACCTCCTTGGAGCAGGCGAGCGAGATCTACAAGGTTGTGCTCATTTCCGATGGCATCGACGGCTACGTAGTCGACGAAACCGCCACGGCAGCCGCACGCCACGCACTGGCTATGGTCTAG
- a CDS encoding IclR family transcriptional regulator, which produces MTNPDVSSKKQSISALSNGIDILERLAASGSPLGVTQLAEASGLHKSTVSRILATLEEHSLVQQDDQTRKYQLGVGLASLAGPMLANLDLRRVGGAIMKEVTGSTLESTALVTFTGIDGVVIEHSASPKLVKHITPIGTRINRQHAASMQVFAAFSAPVERAAFYPDYMISRAEVDAMCERVLGQGFAINDGDTDPEEWSVAAPIFDHRGQLVGAALISVPRARITDFAARDLPGRVVNAAAEISRRLGYQG; this is translated from the coding sequence ATGACCAACCCGGATGTTTCTTCAAAAAAGCAAAGCATTTCGGCACTATCCAATGGCATCGACATTCTTGAACGCCTCGCCGCCTCCGGTTCTCCTCTGGGCGTCACCCAGCTTGCTGAGGCCAGTGGCCTGCACAAGTCGACGGTCTCGCGTATCCTCGCCACGTTGGAGGAGCATTCCTTAGTGCAGCAAGACGATCAGACTCGCAAGTACCAACTTGGCGTGGGACTGGCGTCTTTGGCCGGTCCCATGCTCGCCAATCTGGATCTTCGCCGGGTTGGCGGCGCCATCATGAAAGAGGTCACCGGATCGACGTTGGAGTCCACCGCGCTGGTGACCTTCACGGGGATTGACGGGGTGGTTATCGAGCATTCGGCCTCGCCGAAGCTGGTCAAGCACATCACCCCCATCGGTACGCGTATTAATCGACAGCACGCGGCCTCCATGCAGGTCTTTGCCGCTTTTTCCGCGCCTGTGGAACGCGCCGCGTTTTATCCCGATTACATGATCAGCCGCGCCGAGGTAGACGCCATGTGCGAGCGGGTATTAGGTCAAGGCTTTGCCATCAACGATGGCGATACCGACCCCGAAGAGTGGTCGGTTGCAGCCCCCATCTTCGATCACCGCGGGCAACTCGTGGGCGCTGCACTCATTTCAGTTCCGCGCGCCCGCATCACCGATTTCGCCGCCCGCGACCTACCAGGCCGAGTTGTCAATGCCGCTGCGGAAATTTCGCGCCGCCTCGGCTACCAGGGGTAG
- a CDS encoding solute symporter family protein has product MNAALLAQEKVDTGNPILNIAIFVLFIVATLTIVVRATRQTSQKGSDFYTGGASFSGWQNGLAISGDYLSAAAFLGVTGAIAVSGYDGFLYSVGFLIALLVALVLVAEPLRNTGRFTMADVLSFRLNQRPVRTAAAISTLTISLFYLIAQMAGAGGLVALLLGIEGKATQNIVVAIVGVLMIVYVLLGGMKGTTYVQMIKAVLLVGGSIVIALLTFFYLKGGFNAVLEAAVANHPKGDAILGPGLKYGKSTLTKLDFISLGMALVLGTSGLPHVLMRFYTVPTAREARRSVTWTIGIVALFFLLTVVMGYGAAAIVGPETIAAAPGGVNSAVLLLAAEVGGSVFMAVISAIAFATILAVVAGLAITASASVAHDLYNSVLRNGEATEEEQVRVSRITVVVIGILAIVLGIGAMGQNIAFLVALAFGIAAAANLPTILYSLYWKRFNTTGALFSIYGGLLTSIVLIAFSPAVSGAETAMFPNADFAWFPLTNPSIIAIPAGFLLGIIGTLVGKPDNLPLKAAEMEVRSLTGVGVEKAVEH; this is encoded by the coding sequence ATGAACGCCGCATTGCTCGCGCAGGAAAAGGTTGACACGGGCAACCCGATCCTCAACATCGCTATCTTCGTCTTATTCATCGTGGCAACACTGACCATCGTCGTGCGCGCCACCCGCCAGACCTCCCAGAAGGGCTCCGACTTCTACACCGGTGGCGCCTCCTTCTCCGGCTGGCAAAACGGCCTCGCCATCTCCGGCGACTACCTGTCCGCCGCGGCCTTCCTCGGTGTCACCGGCGCCATCGCGGTCTCCGGCTACGACGGCTTCCTCTACTCGGTGGGCTTCCTCATCGCCTTGCTGGTTGCCCTCGTGCTCGTCGCGGAGCCGCTGCGCAACACCGGCCGCTTCACGATGGCCGACGTGCTCTCCTTCCGCCTCAACCAGCGCCCAGTGCGCACCGCTGCAGCTATCTCGACGCTGACCATCTCCCTGTTCTACCTCATCGCTCAGATGGCTGGCGCCGGTGGCCTCGTTGCCCTGCTGCTGGGCATTGAGGGCAAGGCCACCCAGAACATCGTCGTTGCTATCGTCGGCGTGCTGATGATCGTTTACGTTTTGCTCGGTGGTATGAAGGGCACCACCTACGTCCAGATGATCAAGGCCGTCCTGCTCGTGGGTGGTTCCATCGTCATCGCCCTGCTGACCTTCTTCTACCTCAAGGGTGGGTTCAACGCCGTGCTCGAGGCTGCTGTTGCCAACCACCCGAAGGGTGACGCCATCTTGGGCCCTGGCCTGAAGTACGGCAAGAGCACACTGACCAAGCTTGACTTCATCTCCCTCGGCATGGCACTCGTGCTCGGTACCTCCGGTTTGCCGCACGTTCTGATGCGCTTCTACACCGTTCCGACCGCCCGCGAGGCTCGTCGCTCCGTGACCTGGACTATCGGCATCGTGGCGTTGTTCTTCTTGCTCACCGTCGTCATGGGCTACGGCGCAGCCGCCATCGTCGGCCCGGAGACCATCGCCGCTGCCCCAGGTGGCGTGAACTCCGCCGTGCTCCTGCTGGCCGCTGAGGTTGGTGGCTCCGTCTTCATGGCCGTGATCTCCGCCATCGCCTTCGCCACCATCCTCGCCGTGGTCGCCGGCCTTGCTATCACCGCATCCGCCTCTGTTGCCCACGACCTCTACAACTCGGTCCTGCGCAATGGTGAGGCCACCGAGGAGGAGCAGGTTCGCGTCTCCCGCATCACCGTGGTTGTCATCGGCATCCTGGCTATCGTCTTGGGCATTGGCGCCATGGGCCAGAACATCGCCTTCCTCGTGGCGCTGGCATTCGGTATCGCCGCGGCCGCTAACCTTCCGACCATCCTGTACTCCCTGTACTGGAAGCGCTTCAACACCACCGGCGCCCTGTTCTCCATCTACGGTGGTCTGTTAACCTCGATCGTTCTCATCGCCTTCTCCCCGGCCGTCTCCGGCGCTGAGACTGCGATGTTCCCGAACGCCGACTTCGCTTGGTTCCCGCTGACTAACCCATCGATCATCGCCATCCCGGCCGGCTTCCTCCTGGGTATCATCGGCACCCTCGTCGGCAAGCCAGACAACCTGCCGCTGAAGGCAGCCGAGATGGAAGTTCGCTCCCTGACCGGCGTCGGCGTGGAAAAGGCTGTCGAGCACTAA
- a CDS encoding isochorismatase family protein, giving the protein MAEKSLAELNDLLVEAFEANTAEYKKRGFQRRVGYGTRPAVIHIDMANAWTRPDHVFSCENMDTIIPACQKLNDAARAKGIPVIYTTTAYEVTDPAKPNDMGLWVHKIPLDTLAIGSEDAEIDSRIAPQEGEIVITKKRASGFAGTNLAQILTALHVDTVIITGVTAAGCVRHSVEDAVALGFRPIIAKEAVGDRVAGVVAWNLFDMDAKFGDVEATDDIVAYLNSLPPFEEQKPTFKDSITA; this is encoded by the coding sequence ATGGCAGAGAAGTCACTTGCAGAACTCAACGACCTCCTCGTCGAGGCATTTGAGGCCAACACTGCTGAGTACAAGAAGCGTGGTTTCCAGCGTCGCGTCGGCTACGGCACCCGTCCGGCCGTCATCCACATCGACATGGCGAACGCTTGGACCCGCCCAGATCACGTATTTTCCTGCGAGAACATGGACACCATCATCCCGGCCTGCCAGAAGCTCAACGACGCCGCCCGCGCCAAGGGAATTCCGGTTATTTACACGACCACGGCCTATGAGGTCACCGATCCCGCCAAGCCAAACGACATGGGCCTGTGGGTTCACAAGATCCCGCTGGATACCCTGGCCATCGGCTCCGAGGACGCGGAGATCGACTCCCGCATTGCGCCACAGGAAGGTGAGATCGTCATCACCAAGAAGCGCGCCTCCGGCTTCGCCGGCACCAACCTCGCACAAATTCTCACCGCTTTGCATGTTGATACCGTCATCATTACCGGCGTGACCGCCGCTGGCTGCGTACGCCACTCCGTCGAAGATGCCGTCGCCTTGGGCTTCCGCCCGATTATTGCCAAGGAGGCTGTCGGCGACCGCGTTGCGGGCGTTGTCGCCTGGAACCTGTTTGACATGGACGCCAAGTTCGGCGACGTGGAAGCCACCGACGACATCGTCGCTTACCTCAACTCCCTGCCTCCTTTCGAGGAGCAGAAGCCAACTTTTAAGGACTCCATCACCGCCTAA